The DNA window TTGTCCCGACACCCGCCAGCCACCAGGGCCAGCCCCACGACGACGAGCCGCAGGGCCCGCACTAGCACTTCTCCGGGATGATGGTGACGCAGCGCGAGGACTCGCAGCTCACGCAGTCCGCGATGGGCGAGACGTCGGTGACGCACACGTTGACGCGGGAGGTGCGGGGACAGTCCTCGGACGTGACACACCGGTAGACGCTCCCGTCATCGCGGGTGATGTCCTGGGCCGTGGAGCCACAGACTTCCAGGTCATTGCATCCCAACATCCCCGCCCCGATGGCAGCGAGGACTGCGTGCGCGGTGCGTCTCACGGCGGTCGTTCTACCCGGATTCGACCACGCCGTCACGGGCCGGTGTGCTCGGCCGCCTGCTCATACTTGGGACTTCATGCTTCCTCCAATGCCACGGGCTATTCAGGAAATCATGCGTGTCATGAAGTACCCGCCTGTTCGATTCCGGGAGAGGACTCGCGGACAGTGCACACTGGAGCCCACCGCAGCCAGGAGCGTCACGTGACTCCCGTCATCCACTTCTACAGCGTCACCGATGACCATGGGTGGTGCTCGAACTTCGCGCCCTACCCCATCAAGCTGGGCGGACGGTTGTGGCCGACCAGCGAGCACTACTTCCAGGCCCAGAAGTTCGAGGAGCCCACGGCCCAGGAAGCCATTCGTCAGGCACGCAGTCCCATGCTCGCGGCCCGAATGGGAAGAGACCGCAAGCTCAAGCTCCGGCGCGACTGGGACTCCGTCAAGGTCTCCATCATGCGCGAAGCCGTTCGCGCCAAGTTCTCCCAGCACGAGGACCTCACGCGGCTCCTCCTGGAGACGGGCGACGCGAAGCTCGTCGAACACACCGACCAGGACGACTACTGGGGGGATGGTGGAGACGGGAGCGGCAAGAACATGCTGGGCCGCATCCTCATGGAGATTCGACAGGAGCTCCGCGCTCAGTAGTCCCATGACCTTCACCCCCACGGGGATATGTCCACTTCGCCCGATGCCTCTTCCCTTTCGCGGCCCTCGACCAACGAACGCTCGGCGTTGGCGAGTGCCATGTTCCTCTTCGTCGCGCTCGTCCTCTCGGGTGGCACCGTCGGCCTCACGGTGGGCGTCGTCCTGGACAAGACACTCTCCCCCGCGACGCACCACGGCTTCCCCGGCCTCGCGGGCCTGCTCATGGGAACACCCGTGGGCGCGTTGCTCGGCGCCGGCATCGCGTTGTTCGTGATGCGCGGCCGTACACCTCACCAGCGACTGCGCCTCGCCTTGCTCGCGCTCACCGTGGGCACCATCTGCGCGCTCGGGCTGTGGAGCTCGGTCCTGCTCGGCATCATGGACTGGTGAGCGCGGCGCCTCGCCAGTCCCCCACGCGCCCCACCACTCATCC is part of the Myxococcus landrumus genome and encodes:
- a CDS encoding NADAR family protein; translation: MTPVIHFYSVTDDHGWCSNFAPYPIKLGGRLWPTSEHYFQAQKFEEPTAQEAIRQARSPMLAARMGRDRKLKLRRDWDSVKVSIMREAVRAKFSQHEDLTRLLLETGDAKLVEHTDQDDYWGDGGDGSGKNMLGRILMEIRQELRAQ